The following are from one region of the Nicotiana tomentosiformis chromosome 7, ASM39032v3, whole genome shotgun sequence genome:
- the LOC108946822 gene encoding uncharacterized protein → MVRAFFCGAELPKFITHTNFVLLPKKKNVPTFSDMRPISLSNFSNKIISRMIHERLVDLLPTLISPIQSGFVKGKSIVENILLTQEIVTNIRMRGKLSNVVIKLDIAKAYNRVSWLFLAKVLRQMGFGEVFIDMIFRLVSNKWYSLLLNGHANGFLKSSRGVKQGDHVSPILSILTAEVLGRALDVLFDNPNFIGFENINYVSYADDTIIFSSSHYGAIQLIMNVLEEYEAASCQKCDRTSTSTSSFLLLSSSGYVSSTAYVIAELHRMFARFYCSNSGNARGKHWASWESLCLPKDEGGTGSRSLHDVSKALFLKLWWNYRTKDTLWTTFMRNKYCKKINKVLVPRKAGSHVWKKILQMRDQIEHQIWWQLKSGNSYFLYDNWTGLGPLYHASGPDNWSDESIVHLDEVVENEAWNEDQLRDLVPDELANHIIETITPPSAHNQNDKPWWKLETKGKFSGKTSRCWCCRHPKEEALPHVFLKSLVAKFIWKYFSAPAGINIEGKQLVQVVNEWWRRPVNASLNPVYQAVPSLIIRRPNLTGVTANWPDLHDKLFHHIPKLKYIRVLWHLPSVGWIKRITDGACRGDNGGDSYGFCIRYGIGDLLYAQADSIEDATNNIAEAQTILEALRYMIQLQFPPCVIETNSLLMKKVLEEVWEPPWSIVQHVEEIKALMTRGLF, encoded by the exons ATGGTAAGGGCTTTCTTTTGTGGTGCTGAGCTTCCAAAATTTATCACACACACAAACTTTGTACTGCTGCCTAAGAAGAAGAATGTACCAACCTTCTCAGACATGAGGCCAATTAGTTTGAGTAATTTCTCAAACAAGATCATATCAAGGATGATTCATGAAAGGTTAGTTGATCTATTGCCTACTCTTATATCTCCTATTCAATCTGGCTTTGTAAAGGGCAAAAGTATAGTGGAGAACATTCTCTTAACTCAAGAGATAGTGACTAATATAAGGATGAGAGGCAAACTATCCAATGTGGTGATCAAATTGGATATTGCCAAGGCCTATAATAGGGTCTCATGGTTGTTCTTGGCTAAAGTATTAAGGCAGATGGGATTTGGTGAGGTGTTTATTGACATGATATTCAGATTAGTGTCAAATAAGTGGTATTCATTATTGCTAAATGGACATGCAAATGGCTTCCTTAAATCATCAAGGGGTGTAAAGCAAGGGGATCATGTATCTCCCATATTGTCTATACTGACTGCCGAAGTACTTGGTAGAGCTTTGGATGTATTGTTTGACAATCCCAACTTTATAGGATTTGAGAATATCAATTATGTATCTTATGCTGATGATACAATCATTTTTAGTTCTTCACATTATGGGGCAATCCAGTTGATTATGAATGTATTAGAGGAGTATGAAGCAGCCTCATGTCAGAAG tgtgatcgcacatccacctcaacatcctcatttctgctactttcatcttctggatatgtgagttcaaCTGCATATGTAATTGCTGAGCTACATAGAATGTTTGCTAGGTTCTACTGTAGTAACTCAGGAAATGCTAGAGGAAAACATTGGGCTTCATGGGAGTCTTTATGTCTTCCTAAAGATGAGGGAGGTACTGGATCTAGATCCCTTCATGATGTTTCTAAAGCcctatttttaaagttatggtgGAACTACAGAACTAAAGATACATTATGGACTACATTCATGAGAAATAAGTACTGTAAGAAGATCAATAAAGTATTGGTTCCTAGGAAAGCTGGATCACATGTTTGGAAGAAAATACTTCAAATGAGGGATCAAATAGAGCATCAGATTTGGTGGCAATTAAAAAGTGGAAATTCTTACTTCTTGTATGACAACTGGACTGGACTTGGACCTCTTTATCATGCTTCAGGTCCAGATAATTGGTCTGATGAATCCATAGTACATTTGGATGAAGTTGTGGAGAATGAGGCATGGAATGAGGATCAGTTGAGAGATTTAGTACCAGATGAGTTAGCAAATCATATTATTGAAACCATTACACCACCTTCAGCTCACAATCAGAATGACAAGCCATGGTGGAAACTGGAAACCAAAGGTAAGTTCTCAGGAAA AACCTCAAGATGCTGGTGTTGTAGACATCCTAAGGAAGAAGCATTGCCACATGTGTTCCTAAAATCTCTAGTGGCTAAGTTCATCTGGAAATACTTTAGTGCTCCAGCAGGGATTAATATAGAAGGTAAACAGCTTGTACAAGTTGTCAATGAATGGTGGAGAAGACCAGTGAATGCCAGTTTGAACCCAGTGTATCAGGCTGTGCCTAGTTTGATT ATAAGAAGGCCAAACCTCACAGGAGTTACAGCTAACTGGCCAGATTTACATGATAAACTATTTCACCATATTCCTAAATTGAAGTATATTAGAGTGTTGTGGCACTTGCCTTCGGTAGGATGGATAAAACGTATTACAGATGGGGCATGTAGAGGGGACAATGGGGGAGATTCATATGGTTTTTGTATAAGATATGGTATTGGTGATCTCTTATATGCACAAGCGGATTCAATTGAGGATGCTACAAATAATATAGCTGAAGCACAGACAATTCTGGAGGCTTTAAGGTACATGATCCAATTACAGTTTCCTCCATGCgtaattgaaactaattcattgCTAATGAAGAAGGTGCTGGAGGAGGTTTGGGAGCCACCTTGGAGCATAGTCCAACATGTGGAGGAGATTAAGGCCTTAATGACTAGGGGTTTGTTCTAG